Proteins encoded by one window of Enterococcus saccharolyticus subsp. saccharolyticus:
- a CDS encoding TetR/AcrR family transcriptional regulator has translation MVATNYARNLKQDSKNWITIATLELLQYKKLSELTVAEVAKKAGVSRMAFYRHFPNLSQVLTEYYEPKFQKIFDQTIHKISDEQKITDLHDFFTELTPDFKRAIAGEYTTIIFQIFTKQMARFYDTTTTWTDWQGSKRLYWIKFMSAGIFEVWLTWIQNGQKESLVEMTKLVKEFHE, from the coding sequence ATGGTAGCGACCAATTATGCAAGAAATTTAAAACAAGATAGTAAAAACTGGATTACGATTGCAACATTAGAATTGTTGCAATATAAAAAATTATCGGAGTTGACGGTTGCCGAAGTAGCAAAAAAAGCAGGCGTCAGTCGAATGGCTTTTTATCGCCATTTTCCTAATTTGTCACAAGTTTTAACCGAATATTATGAGCCTAAGTTTCAAAAGATATTTGACCAAACAATTCATAAAATAAGTGACGAACAAAAAATCACCGATTTGCATGATTTTTTTACTGAATTGACGCCGGATTTCAAACGGGCGATTGCTGGAGAATATACAACCATCATTTTTCAAATTTTTACCAAACAAATGGCACGATTTTATGATACAACGACAACTTGGACAGATTGGCAAGGTAGCAAACGTTTGTATTGGATTAAGTTTATGTCAGCGGGGATTTTTGAAGTCTGGTTGACCTGGATTCAAAATGGTCAAAAAGAAAGTCTAGTAGAAATGACGAAATTAGTAAAAGAATTTCACGAGTAA
- a CDS encoding DUF3114 domain-containing protein, producing the protein MWKQLKNQPEGQIISQQLQSAGWDEAAINGYLKNVVRRSKNFATSKQNVAHYYKETFAIGSPSYLALYRASRLSAREKITLVLHQLEAEIDAYHFMHLLSETYYLDENLPPHARFYAYFRRDVWWAFSTKDGLNNDELGDKVHLFRTYIDRQNISYIRMNFQGATDYEKLLAYSKACHITFDYTTNARYHNRTLEPFDYPRNMKIQLPKRKTCLWGPNDARMSEFIVRISTGAFVSQWDVFRQTNGRYDSHPDHYSVQELGAVANTESFNYGLSYGANFDVLPWNHSHEYLDVLYPINPDIRRKALRYWKSPVALKEEGTYLDIVKKQHDPYLWQKIPKEQRQITYQAYCRYCQKKKIQSGFGKYHSKKGL; encoded by the coding sequence GTGTGGAAACAGTTAAAAAATCAACCAGAAGGGCAAATAATCAGTCAACAGCTGCAATCAGCTGGTTGGGATGAAGCAGCGATTAACGGCTATTTGAAAAACGTGGTTCGTCGTTCTAAAAATTTTGCGACAAGTAAGCAAAACGTTGCTCATTACTACAAGGAGACGTTTGCCATTGGTTCGCCGAGTTATTTGGCGTTGTATCGTGCGAGTCGTTTGTCTGCACGAGAAAAAATCACGCTTGTTTTGCACCAATTAGAAGCCGAAATTGACGCGTATCATTTCATGCATTTGTTGTCAGAAACATATTATTTGGATGAGAACTTACCACCTCATGCTAGATTTTACGCATATTTTCGTCGGGATGTATGGTGGGCATTTTCGACAAAAGATGGTTTAAACAATGATGAATTGGGGGATAAAGTCCACTTGTTTCGGACCTATATTGATCGCCAAAATATTTCGTATATTCGGATGAACTTTCAAGGTGCCACCGATTATGAAAAATTATTGGCTTATAGTAAAGCCTGTCATATCACCTTCGATTATACGACCAATGCACGATATCATAATCGTACGTTGGAGCCGTTTGACTATCCACGAAATATGAAAATTCAACTACCGAAACGCAAAACTTGTTTATGGGGGCCTAACGATGCACGTATGTCGGAATTTATCGTGCGTATTAGCACAGGTGCGTTTGTCAGTCAATGGGATGTGTTTCGTCAAACGAATGGGCGATACGATAGCCATCCCGACCATTATTCTGTGCAAGAATTAGGGGCGGTTGCGAATACAGAATCGTTTAATTACGGTTTGTCGTATGGTGCCAATTTTGATGTATTACCTTGGAACCATTCCCACGAATATTTGGATGTTTTGTATCCAATTAATCCTGATATTCGTCGCAAAGCGTTGCGTTACTGGAAAAGTCCAGTCGCTCTTAAAGAAGAAGGAACCTATTTGGATATTGTCAAAAAGCAGCATGATCCTTATTTATGGCAGAAAATTCCTAAAGAACAACGACAGATAACCTATCAAGCGTATTGTCGCTATTGTCAAAAAAAGAAAATTCAATCGGGATTTGGGAAGTATCACAGTAAAAAAGGTCTGTGA